A segment of the Candidatus Acetothermia bacterium genome:
TGCTCGTCCGGGCTGATCACTACAACGCGAAAGGGTACCACCCCCCCGAGGTGGTCGACGCCGAGGCGTGCGTGATGTGCGGGTTCTGCGAGCTCATCTGCCCGGATTTCGCCATCTGGACGGAGAAAGGCGAGACAGGCAAGTTGGCGTCGGGGATGAACCCCGACGACGGACGCCCAACCGGGGAAGGCGG
Coding sequences within it:
- a CDS encoding 4Fe-4S binding protein; its protein translation is MIVDEKAVAKRWRVPKGHVYVLEDVCKGCGFCIEFCPRKVLVRADHYNAKGYHPPEVVDAEACVMCGFCELICPDFAIWTEKGETGKLASGMNPDDGRPTGEGGNGAR